A stretch of the Bubalus kerabau isolate K-KA32 ecotype Philippines breed swamp buffalo chromosome 11, PCC_UOA_SB_1v2, whole genome shotgun sequence genome encodes the following:
- the AJM1 gene encoding apical junction component 1 homolog, with protein MTRTDPPDLLVSTVYQDIKVAAPGPVSRPPPCERPMARPAAPAPFNKRHCRSFDFLEGLDGVAMEARPEAPPPEPAAPRARSRDGETRRRARSKSAPRAPPSLAPAPASPPVLPRRGREAQRTARADASPRREPAYPALRALANELHPIKLQPQRGGPGRIAPLCAAANRCAPAEPAEPPAGTAPHVRCRLDIKPDEAVLQHAARGSRPCGPPETAPWPRAAPQLHGLTVPGPRHVALSRTPTPSDSYCADPRALYCDGPLPGPRDYAERRSVPFTTPPGPTQFFYTEEPEGHPGGFMASPGPPFDGYYPRPFLPEEPPGPSPRRGSGYYAGEVRTFPVQEPPSRSYYGEAPRAYGPPCGPRYAPEEPRARPAARAFYTEDFGRYRNREALTRTYPHPRGSPAWGDWGPRPYRTLQVAPPPDPGPLLASWHGGTGTSPPRLATDSRHYSRSWDNILAPGPRREDPLGRGRSYENLLGHEAREPRGTSPEGRRPPVVVNLSTSPRRYAALSLSETSLSEKGRVGEGPGRNWYVTPEITITDNDLRAAERPAARSWEMPGSRPRQYQPAAPDGPASGRQRSLEQLDELITDLVIDSRSPAGQALEPTSDGLGRQLRRLLDSRPSGPGGPALAPRSPPASAGSAEEPAGQGQAADASPEPSADEDDLMTCSNARCGRTETMFNACLYFKSCHSCYTYYCSRLCRREDWDAHKARCVYGRVGSVCRHVLQFCRDSGPVHRAFSRIARVGFLSRGRGVLFLGFPSPGSADNFLRFGLEGLLLSPTYLSLRELATHAAPLGSYARELAAAGRLYEPAECFLLSVSVAVGPGATPPGAPARPVPAPRSPGPTVRKFAKVALAAGSPARPPPARGREPDMETLILTPPPGTAGLDQDGEAGRRAREVAFIHIQRELRLRGVFLRHEFPRVYEQLCEFVEANRRFTPTTIYPTDRRTGRPFMCMIMAASEPRALDWVASANLLDDIM; from the coding sequence ATGACCCGCACCGACCCGCCGGATCTGCTGGTGTCGACCGTGTACCAGGACATCAAGGTGGCGGCCCCGGGGCCCGTGTCGAGGCCCCCGCCATGTGAGCGCCCCATGGCTCGGCCTGCAGCGCCCGCGCCTTTCAACAAGCGCCACTGTCGAAGCTTCGATTTCCTGGAGGGGCTGGACGGGGTGGCCATGGAGGCCCGCCCGGAGGCGCCGCCTCCGGAGCCCGCTGCGCCGCGCGCCCGATCTCGCGACGGCGAGACCCGGCGCCGCGCCCGTTCCAAGAGCGCCCCCCGCGCGCCCCCGAGCCTGGCGCCCGCGCCCGCCTCACCCCCCGTGCTGCCGCGCCGAGGCCGAGAAGCGCAGCGAACGGCGCGGGCCGACGCGTCGCCCCGCCGGGAGCCCGCGTACCCCGCGCTGCGCGCGCTCGCCAACGAGCTGCACCCCATCAAGCTGCAGCCGCAGCGGGGCGGCCCTGGCCGCATCGCGCCCCTCTGCGCTGCAGCCAACCGCTGCGCTCCAGCCGAGCCAGCCGAGCCACCCGCGGGGACCGCCCCCCACGTCCGCTGCCGCCTGGACATCAAGCCAGACGAAGCGGTGCTGCAGCACGCCGCCCGGGGCTCACGGCCCTGCGGGCCCCCCGAGACCGCGCCCTGGCCCCGCGCCGCCCCGCAGCTCCACGGCCTTACGGTGCCCGGGCCTCGCCACGTGGCCCTCTcgcgcacccccacccccagtgacTCCTACTGCGCCGACCCCCGGGCGCTGTACTGCGACGGGCCGCTGCCCGGGCCCCGGGACTACGCGGAGCGCCGGAGTGTGCCCTTCACCACTCCGCCGGGGCCCACCCAGTTCTTCTACACGGAGGAACCCGAGGGCCACCCTGGGGGCTTCATGGCCAGCCCTGGCCCGCCCTTCGACGGCTACTATCCCAGGCCCTTTCTGCCCGAAGAGCCCCCGGGGCCCAGTCCAAGACGCGGGAGCGGCTACTACGCGGGGGAAGTTCGAACTTTCCCGGTCCAGGAACCACCCTCCCGCTCCTACTACGGGGAGGCCCCCCGCGCCTACGGCCCGCCCTGCGGCCCGCGTTATGCCCCCGAGGAGCCTCGAGCCCGCCCCGCCGCCCGCGCGTTTTACACTGAGGATTTCGGGCGGTACCGCAATCGAGAAGCCCTGACGCGGACTTATCCACACCCGCGAGGCAGCCCGGCCTGGGGCGACTGGGGCCCGCGGCCTTACCGCACCCTGCAGGTGGCGCCCCCGCCGGACCCCGGCCCGCTGCTCGCCTCCTGGCACGGCGGCACGGGCACCAGTCCACCCCGGCTAGCGACCGACAGCCGCCACTACTCGCGCTCCTGGGACAACATCCTGGCACCAGGGCCGCGCCGCGAAGACCCCTTGGGCCGTGGCCGTAGCTACGAGAACCTGCTGGGCCACGAGGCGCGGGAGCCGCGGGGCACGTCCCCCGAAGGCCGGCGCCCGCCCGTCGTCGTGAACCTGTCCACCTCGCCCCGACGCTACGCGGCGCTGTCCTTGTCCGAGACGTCCCTGTCCGAGAAGGGCCGTGTTGGGGAGGGCCCCGGCCGAAACTGGTACGTCACCCCGGAGATCACCATCACCGACAACGATCTGCGCGCCGCCGAGCGCCCGGCCGCCAGGAGCTGGGAGATGCCGGGAAGCCGCCCCCGCCAGTATCAGCCCGCCGCCCCCGACGGCCCCGCCTCTGGCCGCCAGCGCAGCCTCGAGCAGCTGGACGAGCTCATCACTGACCTGGTCATCGACTCGCGATCCCCAGCCGGCCAGGCGCTCGAGCCCACGTCCGACGGCCTGGGCCGCCAGTTGCGGCGCCTGCTCGACTCGCGGCCCTCGGGGCCCGGGGGCCCGGCGCTGGCGCCGCGCTCGCCACCTGCGTCCGCCGGTAGCGCCGAAGAGCCCGCGGGCCAGGGGCAGGCGGCCGACGCCTCCCCTGAGCCCAGCGCCGACGAGGACGACCTGATGACGTGCTCCAACGCGCGCTGCGGGCGCACCGAGACCATGTTCAACGCCTGCCTCTACTTCAAGTCCTGCCACAGCTGCTACACCTACTACTGCTCGCGCCTGTGCCGCCGCGAGGACTGGGACGCGCACAAGGCACGCTGCGTGTACGGCCGCGTGGGCAGCGTGTGCCGCCACGTGCTGCAGTTCTGCCGCGACAGCGGCCCGGTGCACCGCGCCTTCTCGCGCATCGCGCGCGTCGGCTTCTTGTCCCGCGGCCGTGGGGTGCTCTTCCTGGGCTTCCCGAGCCCCGGCTCCGCAGACAACTTCCTGCGCTTCGGCCTCGAGGGGCTGCTGCTGTCGCCCACCTACCTGTCGCTGCGCGAGCTGGCCACGCATGCGGCCCCTCTGGGCAGCTATGCTCGGGAGCTGGCGGCCGCTGGGCGCCTCTACGAACCAGCCGAGTGCTTCCTGCTCAGCGTGTCGGTGGCTGTGGGCCCCGGGGCCACCCCGCCCGGCGCCCCTGCCAGGCCAGTGCCCGCGCCTCGCAGCCCGGGACCCACGGTGCGCAAGTTCGCCAAAGTGGCGCTGGCGGCCGGCAGCCCAGCACGGCCGCCCCCCGCGCGGGGTCGCGAACCCGACATGGAGACTTTGATCCTGACGCCGCCGCCCGGCACTGCGGGCCTAGACCAGGACGGCGAGGCGGGCCGGCGAGCACGCGAAGTGGCCTTCATTCACATCCAGCGAGAGCTGCGGCTGCGCGGCGTCTTCCTGCGCCACGAGTTCCCGCGCGTCTACGAGCAGCTCTGCGAGTTTGTCGAAGCCAACCGGCGCTTCACGCCCACCACCATCTACCCCACGGACCGGCGCACCGGCCGCCCCTTCATGTGCATGATCATGGCTGCGTCCGAGCCGCGCGCGCTCGACTGGGTGGCCAGTGCGAACCTCTTGGATGACATCATGTGA
- the PHPT1 gene encoding 14 kDa phosphohistidine phosphatase: protein MAAAGLAQIPDVDIDSDGVFKYVLIRVYAAPPSGDPAVETKEIVRGYKWAEYHADIYDKVSGEIQKKGYDCECLGGGRISHQSQDRKIHVYGYSMGYGRAQHSVSTEKIKAKYPDYEVTWADDGY, encoded by the exons ATGGCGGCGGCGGGCCTTGCCCAGATCCCCGACGTGGACATCGACTCCGACGGCGTCTTCAAGTATGTGCTGATTCGAGTCTATGCGGCGCCTCCCTCCGGGGACCCGGCCGTGGAGACCAAAGAGATCGTGCGCGGATACAAGTGGGCCGAGTACCACG CCGACATCTACGATAAGGTATCAGGCGAGATACAGAAGAAGGGCTATGACTGCGAGTGCCTGGGCGGCGGGCGCATCTCCCACCAGAGCCAGGACAGGAAGATCCACGTGTACGGCTACTCCATG GGTTACGGTCGCGCCCAGCACTCTGTCTCCACTGAGAAGATCAAAGCCAAGTATCCGGACTACGAAGTCACGTGGGCTGACGACGGCTACTGA